In a genomic window of Leptospira wolbachii serovar Codice str. CDC:
- a CDS encoding DUF1653 domain-containing protein: MIVYRHRKTGNLYLKLDEAKNCTNANDGQLMVYYCEYGKENPMKFVREKTEFLEKFEAVKL; the protein is encoded by the coding sequence ATGATAGTTTATCGACATAGAAAAACTGGCAATTTGTATCTTAAGTTAGATGAAGCCAAAAACTGTACCAATGCAAATGATGGCCAACTTATGGTGTATTATTGTGAATATGGAAAAGAAAATCCCATGAAATTTGTCAGAGAAAAAACTGAATTTTTGGAAAAATTTGAAGCTGTAAAACTTTAA
- a CDS encoding PaaI family thioesterase: MQTLTTEETQKILEEMTINFNHGGRKITVPPQIFVAMKAEILSYTKGKSITVAFPVSEDQTNPMGMMQGGVIAAAFDNAFGPLSYLVAKRPTTTIDMNIQYIRGVAVGQRVIVKASVEAKGFSTIHMIGEMRTEKDKLLATATTNLLILKIPGGGGE; this comes from the coding sequence ATGCAAACACTTACAACCGAAGAGACTCAGAAAATATTAGAAGAGATGACAATCAATTTCAATCACGGAGGAAGAAAGATTACCGTTCCACCGCAGATTTTCGTCGCAATGAAGGCTGAGATTTTATCTTACACCAAAGGGAAAAGTATCACTGTTGCCTTTCCTGTTTCAGAAGACCAAACAAATCCAATGGGGATGATGCAAGGTGGAGTGATTGCAGCGGCGTTTGACAATGCCTTCGGTCCTCTCAGTTACCTAGTGGCAAAACGTCCAACCACTACCATCGATATGAATATTCAATACATTCGTGGAGTGGCTGTAGGCCAACGAGTGATTGTTAAAGCATCAGTGGAAGCAAAAGGCTTCTCCACTATACACATGATAGGCGAGATGCGAACCGAAAAAGATAAACTTTTGGCAACTGCCACAACTAATCTTCTGATTTTAAAAATTCCAGGTGGGGGAGGGGAGTAG
- a CDS encoding YegP family protein, producing MSAKFEIYKDKAGEFRFRLKAANGEIIASSEGYSSKQACESGITSVKNNAGTAEIVDQT from the coding sequence ATGTCAGCAAAATTCGAAATCTACAAAGACAAAGCAGGGGAATTCCGCTTCCGCCTCAAAGCAGCTAATGGAGAAATCATCGCATCAAGCGAAGGGTATTCTTCCAAACAAGCTTGTGAAAGCGGGATTACTTCAGTTAAGAATAATGCCGGAACAGCGGAAATCGTTGATCAAACGTAA
- a CDS encoding 7TM diverse intracellular signaling domain-containing protein, with protein MIPFSRINLFLFFLVFVSCGNKLPERPLIQYTFETKTLEQILSGAVVWSKAHEMKYHFGYWKPSVWVKFDLVNPNYETNDYILELESPWVDTVLLGWQSNGIVIRKTFDGSGAFSEREVQHRNPTYKLTLNPLETRTIYAQIKNSGILNAPFRIWKINSFFDRIERDYVANGIYFGIIFALLLYNLLIYVSVREKAYVYYCLYLATLGINYSLLGGFLKQLLLPNVAMSVKPYLYITVNASLIFVGLFSLSFLDLKKINPRLDRLISFSVVGFGFMAIFSLILPYNWMEVSFIYTFPYMFLVLMSAGAYSYIKGIRSSLFFLLAWFTLFVGVIVDSLTKASLIPFSTFGRYGVQIGTAFEVILFSLALGRRLRFLLEENLIAKNELMTIKKDLETARKIQMRILPDKLPINQKISMEVSYQPLYDIGGDFYDFFEFSGGFGLVIADVTGHGVSAALDSSTVKIAFRNAKEFKQSPKELIAAMNRFLCTSLHARFVTAAYFYVDFEQMKLHFSSAGSPPFILIRNREIESFECPGLLLGVRSNFEYEQRVITLQEGDRLLIFTDGLYENLKPDEDLNSILFPEISPIANLPQISFHKNFLDRLSRMRQISKDDITLISLDITRT; from the coding sequence ATGATCCCATTTAGCAGAATTAATTTATTTCTATTCTTTCTGGTTTTTGTGTCTTGTGGCAACAAGTTGCCAGAACGCCCCCTCATTCAATACACCTTTGAAACTAAAACCTTAGAACAAATCCTTTCCGGTGCCGTGGTTTGGTCGAAAGCTCATGAAATGAAATACCATTTTGGTTATTGGAAACCTTCTGTTTGGGTGAAATTTGACTTGGTCAATCCCAATTATGAAACAAATGATTATATTCTCGAATTGGAATCTCCTTGGGTCGATACAGTTTTGTTAGGTTGGCAATCTAACGGAATTGTCATTAGAAAAACATTTGATGGTTCTGGAGCTTTTTCTGAAAGAGAAGTGCAACATAGAAATCCAACTTATAAACTAACATTAAATCCTTTAGAAACCAGAACTATTTATGCTCAAATAAAAAACTCAGGTATATTGAATGCTCCCTTCCGAATTTGGAAGATAAATTCTTTTTTTGATCGGATCGAAAGGGACTATGTAGCTAACGGTATATATTTTGGGATCATCTTTGCTCTTTTGTTATATAACCTATTGATTTACGTTAGTGTTCGGGAAAAGGCATACGTTTACTATTGTTTGTATTTGGCTACTCTCGGAATTAACTATTCTTTGCTCGGTGGTTTTTTAAAACAATTGTTACTTCCAAATGTTGCAATGTCCGTCAAACCTTATCTTTATATTACCGTGAATGCGTCTCTGATCTTTGTTGGACTATTTTCGTTATCCTTTTTGGATTTAAAGAAAATAAACCCACGTTTGGATCGTTTGATATCGTTTAGTGTTGTTGGTTTCGGATTTATGGCAATTTTCTCTCTGATTCTACCTTATAATTGGATGGAAGTTTCTTTTATTTATACATTCCCATATATGTTCCTAGTGCTTATGTCAGCTGGTGCTTACTCCTATATAAAAGGAATAAGATCGTCTTTGTTTTTTTTACTCGCATGGTTCACATTGTTTGTCGGGGTAATTGTTGATTCATTAACAAAGGCATCTCTCATCCCTTTTTCTACCTTTGGTCGATATGGTGTACAGATAGGTACTGCCTTTGAAGTGATTTTGTTTTCTTTGGCTTTGGGTAGGCGGCTGCGTTTTTTGTTGGAAGAAAATTTGATCGCAAAGAACGAACTGATGACGATTAAAAAAGATTTGGAAACAGCACGAAAAATCCAAATGAGGATTTTGCCCGATAAGTTACCCATCAATCAAAAAATATCTATGGAAGTATCTTACCAGCCACTATATGATATAGGGGGCGATTTTTATGATTTTTTTGAATTTTCAGGTGGATTTGGTTTGGTCATTGCTGATGTAACTGGCCATGGAGTGAGTGCAGCACTAGATTCTTCGACAGTAAAAATTGCATTCCGAAATGCAAAAGAGTTTAAACAATCACCGAAAGAGCTGATCGCAGCGATGAATCGTTTTCTCTGCACAAGTCTTCATGCACGTTTTGTAACGGCTGCTTACTTCTATGTTGATTTTGAACAAATGAAGTTACATTTCAGTTCCGCAGGAAGCCCTCCATTTATCTTGATTCGTAACAGAGAAATAGAATCATTCGAATGCCCTGGACTTTTGCTCGGGGTTCGGTCCAATTTTGAATATGAACAGCGAGTGATCACATTGCAAGAAGGCGATCGATTACTTATATTTACGGACGGTTTGTATGAAAATTTAAAACCAGATGAAGACCTGAATTCTATTCTGTTTCCCGAGATATCTCCGATTGCGAACCTTCCTCAAATCTCGTTTCATAAGAATTTTTTAGACCGATTGTCAAGGATGAGGCAGATTTCCAAAGATGATATTACCCTAATTTCTCTTGATATAACTCGAACCTAA
- a CDS encoding hemin-degrading factor gives MNENLKQQWENLIKEMPKLRIRDAAKHLNVSEAELLSTKIGPTVKLLNPDWASFLLNTTNLGYVMALTRNESCVHERKGVYKNLSVNGQTALAVGEDIDLRIFLQDWKYGFYVEEPKENGIMRSFQFFDSKGEAVHKIYQTEKSAIDGWEIAKTQFVDETLTFIKPSSETKPKTETNDTNEIPKFLDAWSKLEDTHDFFSLLRKFNYSREFSLVAANGRFSFKISKENLLNLMEQVSKLEMDIMIFVGNPGMIQIHTGKIQRLEPMGPWFNVLDPEFNLHLRTDQIESVWIVDKPTKDGLVTSVEVFDNAGNLILQMFGKRKPGIPQSDLWYQLTRDYVEKPEKLNPSLV, from the coding sequence ATGAATGAAAACTTAAAACAACAATGGGAAAATCTAATAAAAGAAATGCCCAAACTCAGAATCCGCGACGCTGCCAAACATCTAAATGTTAGCGAAGCGGAACTTCTTTCCACAAAAATTGGTCCAACGGTCAAACTACTAAATCCGGATTGGGCAAGTTTTTTGTTAAATACAACAAACCTTGGCTATGTGATGGCCCTTACAAGAAACGAATCTTGTGTACACGAAAGGAAGGGAGTCTACAAAAACCTATCTGTCAACGGGCAAACTGCACTTGCCGTAGGCGAAGATATAGACCTTCGGATTTTTCTTCAAGATTGGAAGTATGGCTTTTATGTAGAGGAACCAAAAGAAAACGGAATCATGCGTAGTTTTCAGTTTTTTGATTCCAAAGGTGAGGCTGTTCATAAAATTTATCAAACAGAAAAGTCCGCCATTGATGGTTGGGAGATTGCAAAAACGCAATTTGTTGATGAAACACTAACATTCATAAAACCATCATCGGAAACAAAACCAAAGACTGAAACAAACGACACAAATGAAATTCCGAAATTTTTAGATGCTTGGAGTAAACTCGAGGACACTCATGACTTTTTTTCATTGCTTAGAAAATTCAATTACTCTCGCGAATTTTCTTTGGTAGCAGCAAATGGAAGGTTTTCCTTTAAAATTTCAAAGGAAAATTTACTGAACCTAATGGAACAAGTTAGCAAACTCGAAATGGATATTATGATTTTTGTTGGCAATCCAGGCATGATTCAAATCCACACAGGAAAAATTCAGAGACTCGAGCCAATGGGTCCTTGGTTTAATGTTCTCGACCCAGAGTTCAATTTGCATCTAAGAACGGATCAAATTGAATCAGTTTGGATTGTCGACAAACCGACAAAAGACGGTCTCGTCACCTCAGTGGAAGTATTTGACAACGCAGGGAATTTGATTTTGCAAATGTTTGGAAAACGAAAACCAGGTATCCCACAATCCGATCTTTGGTACCAACTGACACGTGATTACGTAGAAAAACCCGAGAAACTAAACCCTTCTCTTGTATAA
- a CDS encoding heme ABC transporter ATP-binding protein, translating into MTIEAIDLDYFIGSKAILSKINLEIHPGKLHVLIGRNGAGKSSLFHMLCGDIIPQQGNIYLNGVELRTYSKSQLAKIRAVLTQETTITFPINSEEVIGLGRHPHVTDVVKDKSIVQTCLKITDSIEQKEQNYSTLSGGERQKINFGRILAQAWETPPRYIFLDEPVSALDIPNQYKTLNICKHMAGQGYAVFMILHDLNLAALYADTITLLHKGKIIKSGNPNEVLTLENLETAFGIKARILNAPEGNFIIPEIIGESI; encoded by the coding sequence ATGACCATCGAAGCAATTGATTTGGACTACTTCATCGGAAGCAAAGCGATACTTTCCAAAATAAACTTAGAAATCCATCCGGGAAAACTTCACGTTTTAATAGGAAGAAATGGAGCAGGAAAATCATCCCTCTTCCACATGTTATGTGGTGATATAATACCACAGCAGGGAAATATATATTTGAATGGAGTTGAGTTAAGGACTTATTCCAAAAGTCAATTGGCAAAAATAAGAGCAGTCCTCACACAAGAAACAACCATCACCTTTCCCATAAACTCCGAAGAAGTGATAGGACTTGGTCGCCATCCACATGTAACCGATGTCGTTAAAGACAAAAGTATTGTTCAGACTTGTTTGAAGATCACAGATTCAATTGAACAAAAAGAACAAAACTATTCTACTCTTTCTGGTGGAGAGAGGCAAAAAATTAACTTCGGCAGAATATTGGCGCAAGCCTGGGAAACACCGCCAAGATATATCTTTCTGGACGAACCTGTATCCGCTTTGGATATTCCCAACCAATACAAAACTCTCAATATATGCAAACACATGGCAGGCCAGGGTTACGCGGTTTTTATGATTTTGCACGACTTAAATCTCGCAGCTTTATATGCGGATACAATCACCTTGCTTCACAAAGGAAAAATTATCAAATCAGGAAACCCAAATGAAGTATTAACTTTGGAAAATCTTGAAACTGCATTTGGAATAAAAGCCCGAATTTTAAATGCACCTGAAGGAAATTTTATCATTCCAGAAATCATAGGAGAATCAATATGA
- the ppnP gene encoding pyrimidine/purine nucleoside phosphorylase, which produces MSSFESVTVLKSANIYFNGNVTSRTVLFPNGEKKTLGIMMPGEYEFGADQKEIMEIQSGKLSVLLPGSETWLQIDGQSVFEVPAGSKFKLKIQTVTDYCCSYV; this is translated from the coding sequence ATGAGTTCATTTGAATCCGTAACAGTACTAAAATCAGCCAATATCTACTTCAATGGGAACGTTACCAGCCGTACGGTCCTCTTTCCGAATGGAGAAAAGAAAACTTTGGGAATTATGATGCCCGGAGAGTATGAATTCGGAGCCGATCAAAAAGAGATCATGGAAATCCAGTCAGGAAAACTTTCCGTTCTTTTGCCTGGATCCGAAACATGGCTCCAAATCGACGGTCAGTCAGTATTTGAAGTCCCTGCTGGATCCAAGTTTAAATTAAAAATTCAAACTGTAACAGACTATTGTTGCTCTTACGTTTGA
- a CDS encoding MASE3 domain-containing protein, translating into MVSLNFLYKILRINRFYFGVILFSLLPLVLVGTFPGYFYREYEIGFFLVFHNVTEIFSVIVSFSIFGLGYYSYTQSRNAHTLFLGIGFLAVGMIDFMHALGYTGMPDFITPNSGNKSSQFWIFSRMITALVLFVAIYIKPDEQYKWIKANLLLFFSFLLVGIVFLLVIFYNDWIPKTYEQGKGLTPFKKNAEYAIIALLFLSLFLYRRANFYTSKRQLQYYLSAFIVCIFSELVFAVYTSVFDVYNVIGHIYKIGAFYLIYKAVFIAAINDPYEKLIQTNRLLSKEIEENKTYAEMIKKSLREKENLVAEIFHRTKNSLQLVRSILMIQASDFADDKNIQSIVEDTSIKIQTMSLVHDHLYANKDLSEIKVSDYLRSLADMIRQAYPPVGTEIEVNFQVGDGSLLLDTAVPLGLIFTEILSNSFKYAFPGFTVGNVSVRFSIKGNICHFEYSDNGIGLPTKFDLKQQKKLGLSLAKIIAEKQMGGTLSIDGTQGFQMKLDFPDNLYKRRV; encoded by the coding sequence ATGGTGAGCCTCAATTTCCTTTATAAAATATTAAGAATAAATCGTTTTTATTTTGGAGTTATTCTTTTTAGTTTACTCCCACTCGTACTGGTTGGTACATTTCCTGGTTATTTTTATCGTGAATATGAGATTGGATTTTTTTTAGTTTTTCATAATGTCACTGAAATCTTTAGTGTCATCGTATCTTTTTCCATTTTTGGTTTGGGATACTATTCTTATACTCAGAGCCGGAATGCACATACTTTGTTTTTAGGAATCGGTTTCCTTGCGGTTGGGATGATCGATTTTATGCATGCATTGGGATATACGGGAATGCCCGATTTTATTACTCCAAACTCTGGCAATAAATCGTCTCAGTTTTGGATTTTTTCCCGTATGATTACCGCCTTAGTGTTGTTTGTCGCGATCTACATTAAACCCGATGAACAATATAAGTGGATCAAAGCAAATTTATTGCTCTTTTTTTCATTTCTTTTGGTCGGTATCGTCTTTTTGCTCGTGATTTTTTATAATGACTGGATACCAAAAACATACGAACAAGGGAAAGGGTTAACACCCTTTAAGAAGAATGCCGAATATGCGATTATAGCATTGCTCTTTCTGTCTCTTTTTCTCTATAGAAGGGCAAATTTTTATACTTCAAAGAGGCAGCTTCAATACTATTTGTCAGCGTTCATTGTTTGTATATTTAGTGAATTAGTTTTTGCAGTGTATACCAGTGTATTTGATGTGTATAATGTAATAGGACATATATATAAAATTGGTGCCTTCTATTTAATTTATAAAGCAGTGTTCATTGCTGCCATTAATGATCCTTATGAAAAATTAATACAAACCAATCGACTTCTTTCCAAGGAGATTGAAGAAAACAAAACCTATGCTGAAATGATTAAGAAATCTTTGCGCGAAAAAGAGAATTTGGTTGCAGAGATTTTTCATCGAACAAAAAATTCGCTACAACTAGTTCGTTCCATTTTGATGATTCAGGCATCTGATTTCGCGGATGATAAAAATATACAGTCAATTGTTGAAGATACTTCTATCAAAATTCAAACGATGTCATTGGTTCATGATCATCTATATGCAAATAAAGATTTAAGTGAGATTAAGGTTTCAGATTATTTGCGTTCGCTCGCGGATATGATTCGCCAGGCGTATCCGCCGGTAGGTACCGAGATTGAGGTAAACTTTCAAGTAGGAGATGGTTCGCTACTTTTGGATACAGCTGTCCCACTTGGTCTTATTTTTACAGAGATACTTTCGAATAGTTTTAAGTATGCTTTTCCTGGTTTTACAGTTGGTAATGTGTCGGTTCGTTTTTCAATAAAAGGGAATATTTGTCATTTTGAATATAGCGACAATGGTATTGGATTGCCAACTAAGTTTGATTTGAAACAGCAGAAGAAATTGGGTTTAAGTTTAGCGAAGATCATCGCTGAAAAACAGATGGGTGGGACCTTGAGTATTGATGGTACTCAAGGGTTTCAAATGAAACTTGATTTTCCCGACAATTTATACAAGAGAAGGGTTTAG
- a CDS encoding TetR/AcrR family transcriptional regulator, with translation MPIKSLQKSENKKQQAREKSIERILTSAIVLFAKHGFSQTTMEMIANHAKISKGLAYNYFKSKNQIFEQIIDNHLAKQEKFYSNIPPNLSAKEYVREFFIRSIQFAKEERKTMVLISVCLFQPGSVSLSKKMLENVEKRFAPFKEAMKERFRSYGIKDPDKEMILIKTFLHGVIMSQHFNDTTTCTPTIIEMVLERYDYKN, from the coding sequence GTGCCCATAAAGTCCCTACAGAAATCAGAGAACAAAAAACAGCAAGCTAGGGAGAAATCCATTGAAAGGATTCTCACCTCCGCCATTGTTTTATTCGCAAAACATGGGTTCTCACAAACTACCATGGAAATGATTGCAAACCATGCAAAAATTTCTAAGGGACTTGCTTATAATTATTTTAAGAGCAAAAACCAGATTTTTGAACAAATCATAGACAATCACCTAGCAAAACAAGAGAAGTTTTACAGCAACATCCCACCCAATCTTTCCGCTAAAGAATATGTTAGGGAATTTTTTATTCGTTCGATACAATTCGCAAAAGAAGAAAGAAAAACCATGGTTTTGATTTCTGTATGTCTTTTCCAACCCGGTTCCGTCTCACTTTCAAAAAAGATGTTAGAAAATGTGGAAAAACGTTTTGCCCCTTTCAAAGAAGCAATGAAAGAAAGATTCCGATCTTACGGAATCAAAGACCCTGACAAAGAGATGATTCTCATCAAAACCTTTCTTCATGGTGTGATCATGAGCCAACATTTTAATGATACAACAACCTGTACCCCGACGATCATTGAAATGGTCTTAGAAAGATACGATTACAAAAACTAA